From a region of the Deferribacterota bacterium genome:
- a CDS encoding AAA family ATPase, which produces MDKYFNIYKGFEKYINSFLKGKEKAVKIAMLSILAGGHIIIEDIPGLGKTTLALTLAHSLDLSFGRIQGTNDLLPPDIIGYEVFDKNSNNLVFKRGPIFNNIILFDEINRASPKTQSALLEAMEENGVTYEGHTYSLPKPFMVIATQNPYDEFGTYPLPESEWDRFQMRLLIGYPPYSVERQILKEGSLKNKVNHLKAVIKKDELLALQEFIRTKIYISDNIYDYLLNIANHIRESDDVLIGLSTRACLDIVSIAKVSAFIAKRDYVIPEDIVGLSNYTMPHRIIFKNAYKISDKEALLRNIIKEVKNPL; this is translated from the coding sequence ATGGATAAATATTTTAATATATATAAAGGTTTTGAGAAGTACATTAATAGTTTTTTAAAAGGCAAGGAAAAGGCTGTAAAAATTGCAATGCTATCTATTTTAGCTGGTGGCCACATAATTATTGAAGATATCCCAGGTTTGGGCAAAACAACACTTGCTCTCACTTTAGCACATTCTTTAGATTTATCTTTTGGGCGTATACAAGGCACTAATGATCTATTGCCCCCTGATATTATTGGTTATGAGGTATTTGATAAGAATAGTAATAATTTAGTATTCAAAAGGGGACCAATCTTTAACAACATTATTCTTTTTGATGAAATAAATAGGGCATCCCCTAAAACCCAAAGTGCACTATTAGAAGCAATGGAAGAAAATGGGGTTACCTATGAAGGCCATACATATAGTTTGCCCAAACCTTTTATGGTTATAGCAACCCAAAATCCTTATGATGAATTTGGTACATATCCACTTCCTGAATCTGAGTGGGATAGGTTTCAAATGAGGCTTTTAATTGGTTATCCACCTTATTCGGTTGAAAGGCAGATACTAAAAGAAGGTAGTTTGAAAAATAAAGTTAATCATTTAAAGGCAGTAATAAAAAAGGATGAACTATTAGCGCTACAGGAATTTATAAGGACTAAAATTTATATATCTGATAATATTTATGACTACTTACTAAATATAGCAAATCATATTAGGGAATCTGATGATGTTTTGATTGGTTTATCAACAAGGGCATGTCTAGATATAGTTTCAATTGCTAAGGTATCTGCATTTATAGCTAAAAGGGATTATGTTATTCCTGAAGATATTGTTGGGTTGAGTAATTATACGATGCCCCATAGGATTATA
- the rnr gene encoding ribonuclease R: protein MKENNRFQKKILDFISSQDKPVGVKNISEFFNLDRNVIREVLKDLVNKGEILRHSSGKYSSVSMLDLYTGIIDGNPDGYAFFISENGSINDLFIPPNKLGGAIHGDRVAIRVDEYKGKKEACVVKVLERKNTLIVGRVEKSKHFAYVIPFMKKFFYDVYIPNKYSANLKDEEIVVCQIYKFPEKRKNPEGKIIKSLGFLSDKGIENKIVLEKYGLSKRFSKSVIDESKKISDTIDTKNRTDLRDLLTITIDGEDARDFDDAISLEEKQAGYTLYIHIADVAHYVKVGSAIDEEAFSRGTSVYFPEFAIPMLPERLSNNICSLNPNVDRLTMTVRIDYDLNRERLGVDFYESVIKSDYRLTYDEANELLENSKNIEDENLLRLLKSAEKLTKCLIDRKKEKGMLYFDLPEPQFLFDKEGELIGIKPLDRKISHRIIENFMLEANEVVSEFLEQKINSSIYRVHGEPDRSKIIEFIDLCNSFGLNLEEPKTINPKIIQKISEYIVTTSYSYILSSMLVRSMQRALYSTDNIGHFGLASKSYTHFTSPIRRYPDLIIHRLLKMYKFGYNFSVDEEWMEKAAKELSIKEELAEKAEREIHQYKKIRFLEKDYNKIYSGYINRVNSSGFFVFIESLMLTGFIPISSLEDDYYIFDSASSALFGKNRGKVYRVGDIVNVVASKINYDFLEVDFRLS, encoded by the coding sequence ATGAAGGAAAATAATAGATTTCAAAAGAAGATTCTAGATTTTATTTCAAGCCAGGATAAACCTGTTGGTGTTAAAAATATCTCTGAGTTTTTTAATCTAGATAGAAATGTTATAAGGGAAGTATTAAAAGATCTTGTCAACAAAGGAGAGATTTTAAGACACAGCTCAGGAAAATATTCATCAGTTAGTATGTTAGATCTTTATACAGGTATCATTGACGGCAACCCTGATGGATATGCTTTTTTTATATCAGAGAACGGTTCTATAAATGATCTATTTATACCACCAAATAAACTAGGAGGAGCTATACATGGCGATAGGGTTGCAATAAGGGTTGATGAATATAAAGGAAAGAAAGAGGCCTGTGTTGTAAAAGTTTTAGAGAGGAAAAACACATTAATAGTTGGCAGAGTGGAAAAATCTAAACATTTTGCCTATGTTATACCCTTTATGAAAAAATTCTTTTATGACGTATATATACCCAATAAATATTCAGCCAATCTAAAGGATGAGGAAATTGTAGTCTGCCAAATATATAAATTCCCAGAAAAGAGAAAGAATCCAGAGGGTAAAATAATTAAATCTTTGGGTTTTTTAAGTGATAAAGGAATAGAAAATAAGATAGTTTTGGAAAAATATGGGTTATCAAAGAGGTTTAGTAAGTCCGTAATAGATGAATCAAAAAAAATTAGTGATACAATTGATACTAAAAATAGAACTGATTTAAGGGATTTACTTACAATCACAATTGATGGTGAGGATGCTAGAGATTTTGATGATGCCATATCACTAGAAGAAAAACAGGCAGGATATACACTATATATACATATAGCAGATGTTGCCCACTATGTTAAAGTAGGTAGCGCTATTGATGAAGAAGCATTTTCAAGGGGAACGAGTGTATATTTCCCTGAATTTGCAATCCCTATGTTGCCTGAGAGATTATCTAATAATATATGTAGTCTAAACCCAAATGTTGATAGGTTAACTATGACAGTTAGAATTGATTATGATTTAAATAGGGAAAGATTAGGTGTAGATTTTTATGAGTCAGTTATAAAAAGTGATTACAGGCTAACCTATGATGAGGCAAATGAATTGTTAGAAAATTCTAAAAATATAGAAGATGAAAACTTATTAAGATTGTTAAAAAGCGCTGAAAAACTAACTAAATGTTTAATTGATAGAAAAAAAGAAAAGGGTATGCTATATTTTGATTTACCAGAACCTCAATTTTTATTTGATAAGGAGGGTGAATTAATAGGGATTAAACCATTGGATAGGAAAATATCTCATAGGATAATCGAAAATTTTATGTTAGAAGCTAACGAGGTTGTTTCAGAATTTTTAGAGCAAAAAATAAACTCTAGTATTTATAGGGTTCATGGTGAACCTGATAGAAGTAAGATTATTGAATTTATCGATTTATGCAATTCCTTTGGTTTGAATTTGGAGGAGCCTAAAACTATAAATCCTAAGATAATACAAAAAATTTCAGAATATATTGTGACAACTTCCTATAGTTATATTTTAAGCTCTATGTTAGTTAGGAGTATGCAGAGAGCCCTCTATTCAACTGATAATATTGGCCATTTTGGCCTTGCCTCAAAGTCGTACACACATTTTACCTCCCCTATAAGGAGATATCCAGATCTTATCATTCATAGACTTCTTAAAATGTATAAGTTTGGCTACAATTTTAGTGTTGATGAAGAATGGATGGAAAAAGCCGCTAAAGAGCTTTCAATAAAAGAGGAATTAGCTGAGAAGGCTGAAAGAGAAATCCACCAATATAAGAAGATTAGATTTTTAGAAAAAGATTATAATAAAATTTATAGTGGCTATATAAATAGAGTTAACTCAAGTGGTTTTTTTGTTTTCATCGAATCGCTTATGCTAACAGGTTTTATACCAATATCTAGCTTAGAGGATGATTACTACATATTTGATTCAGCTTCTTCAGCCCTTTTTGGGAAGAATAGAGGCAAAGTCTATAGGGTTGGTGATATTGTTAATGTAGTAGCCAGTAAGATCAATTATGATTTCTTAGAAGTAGATTTTAGATTATCATAA